A single window of Pseudoalteromonas ulvae UL12 DNA harbors:
- a CDS encoding AraC family transcriptional regulator has translation MHILTDDSHFYNKKIKSLVDNCTVFNADDVQLCIYDTYEAAKAVPFHAEQLMLCAMTQGEKVMHHHSLPTGQRFLPGQSFIIAQGEQVAIDFPTASWQQPTSCLTIEIDSKKIQQVVDKIAFEQAPDLKQVSATMQLDNSSATQALYHRLSQVFIEEPSDRSVLIDLGITELIVRLLRFNSSQMLLRHAKQDPTGSSLHAVVQFIEHNLMHPIEIEQLCKVACMGRSRLYAMFKLYLHCTPQAYLLQQRLQFAAQKIKQGLSITQACFDSGFNDPSHFSRRFKAMFGQSPKQFQQAFKQA, from the coding sequence ATGCATATTTTGACGGATGACAGCCATTTTTATAATAAAAAAATCAAAAGCTTAGTGGATAACTGTACGGTATTTAATGCTGATGATGTGCAACTGTGTATTTACGATACCTATGAAGCTGCCAAAGCAGTTCCTTTTCATGCGGAACAACTGATGTTGTGTGCAATGACACAAGGTGAAAAAGTGATGCATCATCATAGCTTGCCAACTGGTCAGCGCTTTTTACCAGGACAAAGTTTCATTATTGCGCAAGGAGAGCAAGTTGCGATTGATTTCCCAACGGCCAGTTGGCAACAGCCTACGTCGTGTTTGACCATCGAAATTGACAGTAAAAAAATTCAACAGGTGGTAGATAAAATAGCCTTTGAACAAGCGCCGGATCTTAAACAAGTGAGCGCGACCATGCAGCTTGATAATAGCTCTGCAACACAAGCGTTGTACCACCGATTAAGCCAAGTTTTTATTGAAGAGCCTTCAGATAGAAGCGTGCTGATTGATTTAGGGATCACAGAGCTCATCGTACGCTTGCTACGTTTTAATAGTTCACAAATGCTATTGCGTCATGCAAAGCAAGACCCAACGGGGTCATCATTGCACGCTGTGGTGCAGTTTATAGAGCACAACTTAATGCACCCGATTGAAATTGAGCAACTGTGTAAAGTAGCTTGCATGGGTCGTAGCCGTTTGTATGCGATGTTTAAACTGTATTTACATTGCACACCGCAGGCTTATTTGTTGCAGCAAAGGTTGCAGTTTGCTGCGCAGAAAATAAAACAAGGCTTGAGTATCACACAAGCCTGTTTTGATAGTGGTTTTAACGATCCGAGTCATTTTAGCCGTCGCTTTAAAGCTATGTTTGGGCAAAGTCCTAAACAATTTCAGCAGGCCTTTAAACAAGCTTAA
- the ygjK gene encoding alpha-glucosidase gives MRFYPLLILCLFIAHSHASGADLALDRQGSPNAMQQLDQYGNQLFNPFFDLGSWHGFLQPATGNEYGGFTGPMIIAQEYGVFIAKQLEQISLHHRDTEQRFDLQSAQHSQQTLPSQLIQHYRWPTLQLTLSLQFINSSTALIETKLTNLSVKTLPLAIQWQGSLLEAFSLTQTYQERFPNWQMRFDNTPDKLMIKFAQLSAPWQMMLSGQEQYHITRSISTDTTLTSHKNSYLSHAELEIKPQQSTTIYTQQRYVQRPEETSAVAWQHVMKLSQQQQQRWATYQQRLNSDSPLPLAVQTKAVATLIGNWRSPQGAIMHDIVSPSTTARWFNGAWAWDSWKHAYALANIAPELAKQTVLAMFDYQISANDPIRPHDEGMVIDAIFYNKDPQRGGIGGNWNERNTKPPLASWAVWHIYQQTQDRDFIALMFPKLLAYHQWWYRNRDHNQNGLVEYGATLHPAHTNEQGELLFTVEYPTTAPPLDLSSCKRSPANESFSYQCSGNDLYKQVLEQADYLALDIPVQHGAGWESGMDNAARFGFINPEQLARYAKKHHQGHLKKARLDWQVQFLPNQFNQQLVGYSINQESVELNSYLAQEKRLLASMASLLDKDRLAQQLDTDSRALADKINACFFDAQSGFYFDRQISASPSDTLCNGQLLSHRGKGPEGWAPLFTRVASPQHAQRVVKNMLDPKEFNTHVPFPTAALSNPAYDPNIYWRGRVWLDQVYFGLIALQNYGYWQHAQQLFSKLIQHSEGLLAAQPIRENYHPQSGQMQGATNFSWSAAHLLMLAQEIKHPPPEKEVKHQ, from the coding sequence ATGAGATTTTACCCGTTACTAATTTTGTGTCTGTTTATCGCACATTCTCATGCATCTGGAGCTGACTTAGCACTTGATCGCCAAGGCTCTCCAAACGCAATGCAACAGCTTGATCAGTATGGCAACCAACTGTTTAATCCTTTTTTTGACCTAGGAAGCTGGCACGGTTTTTTACAACCCGCCACAGGGAATGAATATGGTGGATTTACGGGCCCAATGATTATTGCGCAAGAGTACGGGGTATTCATCGCCAAGCAACTCGAACAGATTTCATTGCACCACCGTGATACTGAGCAACGTTTTGATCTGCAAAGCGCACAACATAGCCAGCAAACCTTACCCAGCCAACTTATTCAGCACTATCGATGGCCAACACTGCAGCTCACGCTTTCATTGCAATTTATCAATTCATCCACAGCGTTGATTGAAACAAAACTAACCAACCTCAGCGTGAAGACACTACCATTGGCAATACAATGGCAAGGAAGCCTGCTTGAGGCGTTCTCTTTGACACAAACCTACCAAGAACGTTTCCCTAATTGGCAGATGCGTTTTGACAACACACCCGATAAGCTAATGATCAAGTTTGCCCAACTTAGCGCACCATGGCAGATGATGCTATCTGGCCAAGAGCAGTATCACATTACTCGCTCGATCAGTACTGATACGACGCTCACGTCACACAAAAACAGTTATCTCAGCCATGCTGAATTGGAAATAAAACCTCAGCAAAGCACCACAATTTATACCCAGCAACGCTATGTCCAACGCCCAGAAGAGACATCGGCAGTCGCGTGGCAACACGTTATGAAATTAAGCCAACAGCAACAACAGCGCTGGGCCACTTATCAGCAAAGGCTTAATTCCGATTCCCCACTTCCTCTTGCGGTACAAACCAAAGCGGTGGCAACTTTAATAGGCAACTGGCGCAGCCCCCAAGGCGCGATTATGCACGATATCGTCAGCCCATCCACCACAGCCCGCTGGTTTAACGGCGCATGGGCATGGGATTCATGGAAACATGCATACGCCTTGGCAAACATTGCACCTGAATTGGCCAAACAGACTGTATTGGCGATGTTTGACTATCAAATCAGCGCAAACGATCCCATCAGACCCCACGATGAAGGCATGGTAATTGATGCTATTTTTTACAATAAAGATCCGCAACGTGGCGGCATAGGCGGTAATTGGAATGAGCGCAATACCAAACCACCGCTCGCCAGCTGGGCTGTTTGGCACATTTACCAACAGACGCAAGATCGCGACTTCATCGCGCTGATGTTTCCTAAACTGCTTGCGTATCATCAGTGGTGGTATCGCAATCGCGACCACAATCAAAATGGCTTAGTCGAATACGGTGCGACCTTGCATCCTGCACATACAAATGAACAAGGCGAGTTACTTTTTACTGTCGAGTATCCTACAACGGCACCACCCTTGGACTTATCAAGCTGTAAACGCTCGCCAGCTAACGAGAGTTTTAGCTACCAATGCAGCGGTAACGACTTGTATAAACAAGTGCTGGAGCAGGCGGATTACTTAGCATTAGATATTCCTGTGCAACATGGTGCAGGCTGGGAGTCAGGCATGGACAATGCTGCTCGCTTTGGTTTTATCAACCCCGAACAACTCGCGCGTTATGCAAAAAAACATCATCAAGGCCACTTAAAAAAAGCCCGCCTAGACTGGCAAGTGCAATTTTTGCCGAACCAATTTAATCAGCAGCTTGTCGGTTACTCAATTAATCAAGAATCTGTTGAACTCAATAGCTATCTAGCACAAGAGAAGCGCCTCCTCGCCAGCATGGCGTCCTTACTCGACAAAGACCGCCTAGCGCAACAACTCGATACGGACTCGCGCGCGCTCGCCGATAAAATCAACGCCTGTTTTTTTGATGCCCAAAGCGGCTTTTATTTCGACCGACAAATCAGTGCTTCGCCATCCGATACCCTATGCAATGGTCAGCTCCTAAGTCATCGCGGCAAAGGCCCTGAAGGATGGGCTCCGCTGTTTACTCGTGTCGCCAGCCCGCAACACGCGCAGCGCGTGGTCAAAAATATGCTCGACCCGAAAGAATTTAATACACACGTGCCTTTTCCAACGGCTGCACTCAGCAACCCAGCTTATGACCCGAATATTTATTGGCGCGGCAGAGTGTGGCTAGATCAAGTCTACTTTGGCTTAATCGCACTGCAAAACTATGGCTATTGGCAGCACGCTCAGCAACTTTTCAGCAAACTGATCCAGCACAGTGAAGGTTTACTCGCAGCACAACCCATACGAGAAAACTACCACCCACAGAGCGGCCAAATGCAAGGTGCGACGAATTTTAGCTGGAGTGCAGCTCATCTATTAATGCTGGCACAAGAAATAAAGCACCCGCCACCAGAAAAGGAAGTAAAACATCAGTAA
- the exaC gene encoding acetaldehyde dehydrogenase ExaC produces MIYNNPGQPGSLVSFKSYYGNFIGGQWLEPVDGQYFENTSPVTGEVICHIPRSNEKDINLALDAAHAAKESWGKTSVTERSNLLLKIADRIEQNLEMLAVAETWDNGKAVRETLAADLPLCVDHFRYYAGCIRSQEGSIGQIDDQTVAYHFHEPLGVVGQIIPWNFPLLMAAWKLAPALVTGNCVILKPAEQTPVSILKLIEVIEDLLPAGILNVVNGFGKEAGEALATSTRIAKIAFTGSTPVGAHILKCAAENIIPSTVELGGKSPNIYFNDVMNQNEEYISKCVEGAVLAFFNQGEVCTCPSRLLIQEDIYDAFIARVIERMQQIKRGNPLDSNTMVGAQASKQQFDKILSYLEIGKQEGAQVLIGGGVEAISDDLSQGYYVQPTLFKGDNSMRVFREEIFGPVVSVTTFKDEAEAIAIANDTEFGLGAGLWTKDMNLAYRMGRAIEAGRVWTNCYHHYPAHAAFGGYKKSGVGRETHKMMLDHYQNTKNLLVSYTDSPLGFF; encoded by the coding sequence ATGATCTATAACAATCCAGGCCAACCCGGCTCGCTCGTTTCATTCAAATCATATTATGGCAACTTTATTGGCGGTCAATGGCTTGAGCCCGTTGATGGCCAATACTTCGAAAATACCAGCCCAGTAACTGGCGAAGTGATTTGTCATATTCCACGTTCAAACGAAAAAGACATCAATCTTGCCTTGGATGCCGCACATGCCGCCAAAGAATCATGGGGTAAAACATCGGTCACTGAGCGCAGTAATTTATTGTTGAAAATAGCCGATCGCATCGAGCAGAACTTAGAAATGTTGGCGGTGGCAGAAACATGGGATAACGGCAAAGCCGTACGGGAAACTTTAGCAGCCGATTTACCCTTATGCGTTGATCACTTTCGTTATTATGCAGGGTGCATTCGCAGCCAAGAAGGCTCAATCGGCCAAATTGACGACCAAACTGTGGCGTATCATTTCCATGAGCCATTAGGTGTCGTTGGGCAAATCATTCCGTGGAATTTTCCACTCTTAATGGCTGCTTGGAAACTCGCTCCTGCATTAGTAACAGGGAATTGCGTCATCTTAAAACCTGCAGAACAAACACCGGTCTCCATTTTAAAATTGATTGAAGTGATTGAAGATTTATTGCCTGCCGGTATCTTAAATGTCGTCAACGGCTTTGGTAAAGAAGCAGGTGAAGCTTTGGCTACCAGTACCCGAATAGCCAAAATAGCATTTACCGGTTCAACACCTGTCGGAGCACATATTTTAAAATGCGCCGCCGAGAACATCATTCCATCAACTGTCGAGCTAGGCGGTAAATCTCCTAATATTTATTTCAACGATGTGATGAATCAGAACGAAGAATACATCAGTAAATGCGTTGAAGGAGCGGTCTTAGCATTTTTCAATCAAGGTGAAGTCTGTACTTGCCCTTCACGTTTACTAATCCAAGAAGATATTTATGATGCTTTTATCGCCCGAGTCATTGAGCGGATGCAACAAATAAAACGCGGCAACCCTCTAGATAGCAACACTATGGTCGGTGCACAAGCATCGAAACAGCAGTTTGATAAGATTTTAAGCTACTTAGAGATTGGCAAGCAAGAAGGCGCACAAGTGCTCATTGGTGGGGGAGTTGAGGCGATCAGTGATGACTTATCACAAGGTTATTACGTGCAACCCACGTTGTTCAAAGGCGATAATTCGATGCGCGTTTTTCGCGAAGAAATTTTTGGCCCTGTTGTCAGTGTCACCACATTTAAAGATGAGGCCGAAGCTATCGCCATCGCCAATGATACCGAATTTGGTTTAGGCGCCGGACTTTGGACAAAAGATATGAATCTGGCGTACCGCATGGGCCGTGCAATTGAAGCAGGCCGAGTGTGGACAAACTGTTATCATCATTATCCGGCTCATGCTGCTTTTGGTGGTTATAAAAAATCAGGTGTGGGCCGCGAAACACATAAAATGATGCTCGACCATTATCAAAATACCAAAAACTTACTCGTGAGCTACACCGACAGCCCACTTGGTTTTTTCTAA